In one window of Halomarina pelagica DNA:
- a CDS encoding DUF7344 domain-containing protein: protein MSAWDPTTASDAAFALLSNARRRTVVEHLLDNGGETTRQALVRAVVEAETGRPIADAETGLVQDVHISLYHRHLPKLSEHGVVRHDRETGEVVSADNADALGEVLESITASLDAVGEFCE, encoded by the coding sequence ATGTCGGCTTGGGACCCGACGACGGCTTCCGATGCGGCGTTCGCGTTGCTCTCCAACGCGCGCCGGCGAACCGTCGTCGAGCACTTATTAGACAACGGCGGCGAAACGACGCGACAGGCACTCGTTCGGGCGGTGGTAGAGGCGGAGACCGGGCGACCGATAGCGGACGCGGAGACGGGGCTCGTACAGGACGTGCACATCTCGCTCTACCACCGTCACCTCCCCAAACTGAGCGAGCACGGCGTCGTCCGCCACGACCGGGAGACGGGGGAGGTGGTGTCCGCGGACAACGCCGACGCCCTCGGGGAGGTGCTCGAGTCGATCACCGCCTCGCTGGACGCCGTCGGGGAGTTCTGCGAGTAG
- a CDS encoding nucleoside deaminase produces MTDDSPDDPGHERFVRRTHELAREAIENGDRPFGTLLERGGEVLAEDVNTVLTDGDIAAHPELKLARWAARELDADALAETTMYTSTEPCPMCATALYNAGLRRVVYSTSAADLAAVADPGLVLPASDVFARADDEVAVIGPVLAEEGRTIHESYW; encoded by the coding sequence GTGACCGACGACAGCCCCGACGACCCCGGCCACGAGCGGTTCGTCCGCCGCACGCACGAACTCGCGCGCGAGGCGATCGAGAACGGCGACCGCCCGTTCGGAACGCTGCTCGAACGCGGCGGCGAGGTGCTCGCGGAGGACGTGAACACCGTCCTGACGGACGGGGACATCGCGGCCCACCCGGAGCTGAAGCTCGCGCGCTGGGCCGCCCGGGAACTCGACGCCGACGCGCTCGCGGAGACGACGATGTACACGAGCACCGAACCGTGCCCGATGTGTGCGACGGCGCTCTACAACGCCGGCCTGCGGCGGGTCGTCTACAGCACCTCGGCCGCGGACCTCGCCGCGGTCGCGGATCCGGGACTCGTCCTCCCCGCGAGCGACGTGTTCGCCCGCGCGGACGACGAGGTGGCGGTGATCGGCCCGGTGCTCGCCGAGGAGGGGCGGACGATCCACGAGTCGTACTGGTGA